The Streptomyces avermitilis MA-4680 = NBRC 14893 genome contains a region encoding:
- a CDS encoding SLATT domain-containing protein, which produces MSQPEMQPEGSAQDGRGDGGAGLRSGDLMGRPFPLGDWGEPAERLDELYRWVERGALDTAAWYLADRRWKRRGARALRTGAAVGAVCGAALPLLDLTGVVGGATPWAYLALLLGVACVAGDRFFGVTSGWMRDVATAQAVQRRLQALQFDWASESVREVLGPAEGTAGEASERCLGVLRRFSEDVTELVRAETADWMVEFRTGSAPLGMHSVGAGAARMDGVAPGRFAVPPPPGTRPNMPRQRPPEAR; this is translated from the coding sequence GTGAGCCAGCCGGAGATGCAGCCCGAGGGGTCGGCCCAGGACGGTCGGGGCGACGGCGGCGCGGGGCTGCGGTCGGGTGACCTCATGGGACGGCCGTTCCCGCTCGGCGACTGGGGGGAGCCCGCGGAGCGGCTCGACGAGCTGTACCGGTGGGTGGAGCGTGGGGCGCTGGACACCGCCGCCTGGTATCTCGCCGACCGGAGGTGGAAGCGGCGGGGCGCGCGGGCCCTGCGGACCGGTGCGGCGGTGGGGGCCGTGTGCGGGGCCGCGCTGCCGCTGCTCGATCTCACGGGGGTCGTCGGCGGGGCGACGCCGTGGGCGTATCTGGCGCTGCTGCTCGGGGTGGCGTGCGTGGCCGGGGACCGGTTCTTCGGCGTGACGTCCGGGTGGATGCGGGACGTGGCCACGGCGCAGGCGGTGCAGCGTCGGCTTCAGGCGCTCCAGTTCGACTGGGCGTCGGAGAGCGTGCGGGAGGTGCTGGGGCCGGCCGAGGGGACCGCCGGGGAGGCGTCCGAGCGGTGCCTGGGGGTGCTGCGGCGGTTCTCGGAGGACGTGACGGAACTGGTGCGGGCGGAGACGGCGGACTGGATGGTGGAGTTCCGGACGGGTTCCGCGCCGCTCGGGATGCATTCGGTGGGGGCGGGAGCCGCGCGGATGGACGGGGTGGCGCCGGGGAGGTTCGCCGTGCCACCGCCGCCCGGGACCCGGCCGAACATGCCTCGGCAGCGGCCACCCGAGGCGCGGTAG
- a CDS encoding winged helix-turn-helix transcriptional regulator: MRRTSFANWPCSIARTMDLLGDWWTPLVLREAFYGVRRFDAFQQSLGIARNTLTDRLRRLVDEGLMEKQPYQNEPVRHDYVLTDKGRDFYGVLMAMNAWGDRWLAGEQGAPVVFHHERCGRQGHAEVVCSECGEPMTATDTRPRLGPGYPPRLAERPDVRERFAD, translated from the coding sequence ATGAGGCGGACCTCCTTCGCGAACTGGCCCTGCTCCATCGCTCGCACCATGGATCTGCTCGGGGACTGGTGGACACCGCTCGTGCTGCGCGAGGCGTTCTACGGCGTGCGCCGCTTCGACGCGTTCCAGCAGTCGCTGGGGATCGCCCGCAACACCCTGACCGACCGGCTGCGGCGGCTCGTGGACGAGGGGCTGATGGAGAAGCAGCCGTACCAGAACGAGCCCGTACGTCATGACTACGTCCTCACCGACAAGGGCCGGGACTTCTACGGTGTGCTCATGGCCATGAACGCCTGGGGCGACCGCTGGCTGGCCGGGGAACAGGGCGCGCCGGTCGTCTTCCACCACGAACGGTGCGGGCGGCAGGGGCACGCGGAAGTGGTCTGCTCCGAGTGCGGCGAGCCGATGACCGCCACCGACACCCGGCCGCGGCTCGGCCCCGGCTACCCGCCCCGCCTCGCCGAACGCCCCGACGTGCGGGAGCGGTTCGCGGACTGA
- a CDS encoding aspartate-semialdehyde dehydrogenase, with translation MDRTGPRAGRPTLAVVGATGAVGTVMLQILSQHADIWGEIRLIASPRSAGRKLAVRGEEVEVMALTEAAFDGVDVAMFDVPDEVAAQWAPIAAAKGTVVVDNSGAFRMDPDVPLVVPEVNPHAVRMRPRGIIANPNCTTLSMIVALGALHAEFGLRELVVSSYQAVSGAGRAGVETLRQQMSLVAGTQLGTSPGDVRRAVGDNTGPFPEPVALNVVPWAGSLREDGWSSEEMKVRDESRKILGLPQLRVAVTCVRVPVVTTHSLTVHARFEGEVTVDKAREILATAPGVVLFDDPAAGEFPTPADVVGTDPTWVGRVRRALDDPTALELFVCGDNLRKGAALNTAQIAELVARELTGA, from the coding sequence ATGGACCGCACCGGGCCGCGAGCCGGGAGGCCGACGCTCGCGGTGGTGGGAGCGACCGGCGCCGTCGGCACCGTCATGCTCCAGATCCTGTCGCAGCACGCGGACATCTGGGGCGAGATCCGCCTGATCGCCTCCCCGCGCTCGGCCGGCCGCAAGCTGGCCGTGCGCGGCGAGGAGGTCGAGGTCATGGCCCTGACCGAGGCCGCCTTCGACGGCGTCGACGTGGCGATGTTCGACGTGCCGGACGAGGTCGCCGCGCAGTGGGCACCCATCGCGGCGGCCAAGGGCACGGTCGTCGTCGACAACTCCGGCGCCTTCCGGATGGACCCCGACGTGCCCCTCGTCGTACCCGAGGTCAATCCCCACGCGGTACGTATGCGCCCGCGCGGGATCATCGCCAACCCCAACTGCACGACCCTCTCGATGATCGTGGCGCTCGGCGCGCTGCACGCCGAGTTCGGGCTGCGCGAATTGGTGGTGTCCAGCTATCAGGCGGTGAGCGGCGCCGGACGCGCGGGCGTCGAGACGCTGCGGCAGCAGATGTCCCTGGTCGCCGGTACGCAACTGGGGACCAGCCCCGGTGACGTACGACGGGCCGTGGGCGACAACACCGGTCCCTTCCCGGAGCCGGTCGCGCTGAACGTCGTGCCGTGGGCCGGATCGCTGCGCGAGGACGGCTGGTCCTCGGAGGAGATGAAGGTACGCGACGAGTCCCGCAAGATCCTCGGGCTGCCCCAGCTGCGCGTCGCCGTCACCTGCGTCCGGGTGCCGGTGGTCACCACGCACTCGCTCACCGTCCACGCCCGCTTCGAGGGCGAGGTCACCGTCGACAAGGCCCGCGAGATCCTCGCCACCGCACCCGGCGTCGTCCTCTTCGACGACCCGGCCGCCGGCGAGTTCCCGACCCCCGCCGACGTGGTGGGCACCGACCCGACCTGGGTGGGCCGCGTACGCCGCGCGCTCGACGACCCGACGGCACTCGAACTGTTCGTCTGCGGGGACAACCTGCGCAAGGGCGCCGCTCTGAACACCGCGCAGATCGCGGAGCTGGTGGCGAGGGAGCTGACGGGGGCGTAA
- a CDS encoding YbaB/EbfC family nucleoid-associated protein: MIPGGGQPNMQQLLQQAQKMQQDLANAQEELARTEVEGQAGGGLVKATVTGSGELRALVIDPKAVDPEDTETLADLVVAAVQAANENAQALQQQKLGPLAQGLGGGGIPGLPF, encoded by the coding sequence GTGATTCCCGGTGGTGGCCAGCCCAATATGCAGCAGTTGCTCCAGCAGGCCCAGAAGATGCAGCAGGACCTTGCGAACGCGCAGGAGGAGCTGGCGCGTACCGAGGTCGAAGGCCAGGCGGGCGGCGGGCTGGTGAAGGCCACCGTCACCGGCTCCGGCGAGCTGCGGGCGCTCGTCATCGACCCGAAGGCGGTCGACCCGGAGGACACGGAGACCCTCGCGGACCTGGTCGTCGCGGCCGTGCAGGCGGCGAACGAGAACGCGCAGGCGCTCCAGCAGCAGAAGCTCGGCCCGCTCGCCCAGGGGCTGGGCGGCGGCGGCATCCCCGGCTTGCCCTTCTAA
- a CDS encoding prolyl oligopeptidase family serine peptidase → MTESTGSTSQEQQVRGETMPDWEKRFRAPRVSLPDWAEDAPHRALFVSNATGTYELYAWDRTTGEQRQVTDRPNGTTDGVLSPDGEWIWWFDDTDGDEFGIWRRQRFTGGGTADGPDEPAADGLEPSYPAGLAIGRDGGTAVVGRSTDEDGSTVHVVRAGQEPVEIYRHRESAGVGDLSHDGSLIAVEHTEHGDAMHSALRVLRLDGSTVAELDDTKGGSVELGLEVLGFAPVDGDTRLLIGHQRRGRWEPLVWDVASGEETDLALELPGDVGAEWYPDGSALLVAHSFEARSELFRYDLASRELVRVPTPAGTVSGATARPDGSVEYLWSSAAEPSVVRSTSGGIVLDPPGMKSPGSVPVEDVWVEGPGGRVHALVQRPAGASGPLPTVFDIHGGPTWHDSDSFAAGPAAWLDHGYAVVRVNYRGSTGYGREWTDALKHRVGLIELEDIAAVREWAVSSGLADPDRLILTGGSWGGYLTLLGLGTQPDAWTIGIAAVPVADYVTAYHDEMEALKAMDRTLLGGTPEEVPERFEASSPLTYVDAVKAPVYISAGVNDPRCPIRQVENYVERLTARDAVHEVYRYDAGHGSLVVDERIKQVRLELEFAERHLGR, encoded by the coding sequence ATGACTGAGAGCACTGGGTCCACCTCGCAGGAACAGCAGGTACGCGGCGAGACCATGCCGGACTGGGAGAAGCGCTTCCGGGCGCCGCGGGTGTCGCTGCCGGACTGGGCGGAGGACGCGCCGCACCGTGCGCTGTTCGTGTCCAACGCGACGGGGACGTACGAGTTGTACGCGTGGGACCGCACGACGGGCGAGCAACGCCAGGTCACGGACCGGCCGAACGGCACGACGGACGGCGTGCTCTCGCCGGACGGCGAGTGGATCTGGTGGTTCGACGACACGGACGGGGACGAGTTCGGGATCTGGAGAAGGCAGCGGTTCACCGGGGGCGGCACCGCGGACGGCCCCGACGAGCCCGCGGCTGACGGCCTCGAGCCCTCGTACCCGGCGGGTCTCGCGATCGGGCGGGACGGCGGCACCGCCGTGGTGGGGCGGTCGACCGACGAGGACGGGTCCACGGTCCATGTCGTACGAGCCGGTCAGGAGCCGGTGGAGATCTACCGCCACCGGGAGTCGGCCGGCGTCGGCGACCTCTCGCACGACGGATCGCTGATCGCGGTCGAGCACACCGAGCACGGCGACGCGATGCACTCGGCGCTGCGGGTGCTGCGCCTCGACGGCTCCACGGTCGCCGAGCTGGACGACACCAAGGGTGGCTCGGTCGAGCTGGGCCTGGAGGTGCTGGGCTTCGCTCCGGTCGACGGGGACACGCGGCTGCTCATCGGGCACCAGCGGCGCGGCCGCTGGGAGCCGCTGGTGTGGGACGTCGCCTCCGGCGAGGAGACGGACCTGGCGCTGGAGCTGCCGGGCGACGTGGGCGCGGAGTGGTATCCGGACGGTTCCGCGCTGCTGGTCGCCCACAGCTTCGAGGCGCGCAGCGAGCTGTTCCGCTACGACCTGGCCTCGCGCGAGCTGGTCCGGGTGCCGACGCCCGCGGGCACGGTGTCGGGGGCGACGGCCCGGCCCGACGGCAGCGTGGAGTACCTGTGGTCGTCGGCGGCCGAGCCGTCGGTGGTGCGGTCCACCTCGGGCGGGATCGTCCTCGATCCGCCCGGGATGAAGTCGCCGGGTTCGGTGCCGGTGGAGGACGTGTGGGTGGAGGGTCCCGGCGGGCGAGTCCACGCGCTGGTGCAGAGGCCGGCGGGGGCGAGCGGTCCGCTGCCGACGGTGTTCGACATCCACGGCGGTCCGACCTGGCACGACAGCGACTCGTTCGCGGCGGGCCCGGCGGCCTGGCTGGACCACGGGTACGCGGTCGTGCGGGTCAACTACCGCGGGTCGACCGGATACGGGCGGGAGTGGACGGACGCGCTCAAGCACCGGGTGGGTCTGATCGAGCTGGAGGACATCGCGGCGGTGCGGGAGTGGGCGGTGTCGTCCGGGCTCGCCGACCCCGACAGGCTGATCCTGACCGGCGGTTCCTGGGGCGGGTATCTCACGCTGCTCGGGCTCGGCACCCAGCCGGACGCGTGGACGATCGGGATCGCCGCGGTGCCGGTGGCCGACTACGTCACGGCGTACCACGACGAGATGGAGGCGCTGAAGGCGATGGACCGGACGCTGCTCGGGGGCACGCCGGAGGAGGTGCCGGAGCGGTTCGAGGCGTCGTCGCCGCTGACCTACGTCGACGCGGTGAAGGCACCGGTGTACATCTCGGCGGGCGTCAACGATCCGCGGTGCCCCATCCGGCAGGTGGAGAACTATGTGGAGCGGCTGACCGCGCGGGACGCGGTGCACGAGGTGTACCGGTACGACGCGGGGCACGGCTCGCTGGTCGTGGACGAGCGGATCAAGCAGGTGCGGCTGGAACTGGAGTTCGCGGAGCGGCACCTCGGGCGGTGA
- a CDS encoding NAD-binding protein, translating into MVVCGDDALALRLATELRGVYGEQVTLVVPPAERVARQPVVGRARTSTLLDRVSAAVTRAAGNGNGAGSTTGNSGGNGNSGSGDGAGGRGGSTGGGRTTEPPGTERLLEAVEANEAVLAEAGVERAAALALVYDDDETNIRAALTARRLNPHLRLVLRLYNRRLGQHIEELLDQAATLAAAGADGPAAQFDASTTVLSDADTAAPALAATAVTGTSKVVQTDGLMLRAVERPPPEPGQVADPGLCTLALLSATASDPAGADGSESSGEQGPRLLPDEEAIAAATGRGTVVLENVSYSGSSLPAGRNALPFASLLSRRLRWSFAGLVGCVVGLAVAQMAVTREHPLHATYLTLLDLFAINDPAVGQSTGRQILQLLSGLVGLLLLPVLLAAVLEALGTFRSGSALRKPPRGLSGHVVLLGVGKIGTRVLTRLRELRIPVVCVEGDPEARGLATARRLRVPVVLGDVTQEGVLEAAKIHRAHALLALTSADTTNLEAALYARSVRPDLRVVLRLYDDDFATAVYRTLRAAHPHALTRSRSVSHLAAPAFAGAMMGRQILGAIPVERRVLLFAAVDVGGHPRLEGRTVGEAFHAGAWRVLALDTAARGGRGQAHSPAPSPSPSASASADSPYRRSGLVWDLPATYVLRAEDRVVLAATRRGLAELLGRRPQARTDV; encoded by the coding sequence ATGGTGGTGTGCGGGGACGACGCCCTCGCCCTCCGGCTCGCCACCGAGCTGCGAGGGGTGTACGGGGAACAGGTGACCCTGGTCGTACCGCCCGCCGAACGGGTCGCGCGGCAGCCCGTGGTGGGCAGGGCCCGGACCTCCACCCTGCTCGACCGGGTGTCCGCCGCCGTCACCCGGGCGGCCGGCAACGGAAACGGCGCCGGAAGCACCACGGGAAACAGCGGCGGGAACGGCAACAGCGGCAGCGGTGACGGCGCTGGAGGGCGCGGCGGATCCACCGGCGGTGGCCGGACCACCGAACCCCCCGGCACCGAGCGGCTGTTGGAGGCCGTCGAGGCCAACGAGGCCGTGCTCGCCGAGGCGGGTGTGGAGCGGGCGGCCGCGCTGGCGCTCGTGTACGACGACGACGAGACCAACATCCGGGCCGCGCTCACCGCCCGCCGGCTCAACCCACACCTGCGGCTCGTCCTGCGGCTCTACAACCGGCGGCTGGGCCAGCACATCGAGGAACTCCTCGATCAGGCCGCCACGTTGGCCGCGGCCGGAGCCGACGGGCCGGCCGCACAGTTCGACGCGTCCACGACCGTCCTGTCCGACGCCGACACCGCCGCACCCGCGCTGGCCGCGACCGCGGTCACCGGCACCAGCAAGGTCGTACAGACCGACGGACTGATGCTGCGGGCGGTGGAGCGGCCGCCGCCGGAACCGGGGCAGGTCGCCGATCCCGGTCTGTGCACGCTGGCGCTGCTGTCCGCGACGGCCAGCGACCCGGCCGGGGCCGACGGCTCCGAGAGCAGCGGCGAGCAGGGGCCACGGCTGCTGCCCGACGAGGAAGCGATCGCGGCGGCCACCGGGCGCGGCACGGTCGTCCTGGAGAACGTGTCGTACTCCGGGTCCTCGCTGCCCGCCGGGCGCAACGCCTTGCCGTTCGCCTCACTGCTGTCGCGGCGGCTGCGGTGGTCGTTCGCCGGGCTCGTCGGCTGTGTGGTCGGGCTCGCGGTCGCGCAGATGGCGGTCACCCGCGAACACCCCCTGCACGCGACCTACTTGACGCTGCTCGACCTGTTCGCCATCAACGACCCCGCCGTCGGACAGTCCACCGGCCGGCAGATCCTGCAACTCCTGTCCGGGCTGGTCGGGTTGCTGCTGCTGCCCGTGCTGCTGGCGGCCGTGCTGGAAGCGCTCGGCACCTTCCGCAGCGGGTCCGCGCTGCGGAAGCCGCCGCGGGGGCTGTCCGGGCACGTGGTGCTGCTCGGGGTCGGCAAGATCGGTACGCGCGTGCTGACCCGGCTGCGGGAGCTGCGCATCCCCGTGGTGTGCGTCGAGGGCGACCCCGAGGCACGCGGGCTCGCCACGGCCCGGCGGCTGCGCGTGCCGGTGGTGCTCGGGGACGTGACGCAGGAAGGGGTCCTGGAGGCCGCCAAGATCCACCGGGCGCATGCGCTGCTCGCGCTGACCAGCGCGGACACGACCAACCTGGAGGCCGCCCTGTACGCGCGGTCGGTGCGGCCCGATCTGCGGGTCGTCCTGCGTCTGTACGACGACGACTTCGCGACCGCCGTGTACCGCACCCTGCGCGCGGCGCACCCCCATGCGCTCACCCGGAGCCGCAGCGTGTCGCACCTGGCCGCACCCGCTTTCGCCGGGGCCATGATGGGGCGGCAGATTCTGGGAGCCATCCCGGTCGAACGGCGGGTGCTGCTGTTCGCGGCCGTGGACGTGGGCGGGCATCCGCGGCTGGAGGGACGCACGGTCGGCGAGGCGTTCCACGCGGGGGCGTGGCGCGTACTGGCGCTGGACACGGCGGCACGCGGTGGCCGGGGCCAGGCCCACTCCCCGGCCCCCTCCCCCTCCCCGTCCGCGTCCGCGTCCGCGGACTCTCCCTACCGTCGCTCCGGGTTGGTCTGGGACCTGCCCGCCACCTACGTGCTGCGCGCCGAGGACCGAGTGGTGCTGGCCGCCACCCGCCGCGGCCTCGCGGAGCTCCTCGGCCGGCGGCCCCAGGCGCGGACCGACGTGTAG
- a CDS encoding SigE family RNA polymerase sigma factor has protein sequence MPGAPGGMPVIAPMPAARPARIPNQREGADETMAAGTTVDHLTETYRAHYRSLLGLAALLLDDTASCEDVVQEAFIRVHSARKRVRDPEKTLAYLRQTVVNLSRSALRRRILGLKLLSKPMPDMASAEEGAYDQLERDSLIKAMKGLQRRQREVLVLRYFADMTEAQVAETLGISLGSVKAYGSRGIAALRIAMEEPV, from the coding sequence ATGCCCGGCGCGCCCGGCGGCATGCCGGTGATCGCCCCCATGCCCGCAGCGCGGCCCGCCCGCATACCGAACCAGCGCGAGGGCGCTGACGAGACGATGGCCGCCGGTACGACGGTCGACCATCTGACCGAGACCTATCGCGCCCACTACCGCTCCCTCCTGGGTCTTGCGGCGCTCCTGCTCGACGACACCGCGTCCTGCGAGGACGTCGTGCAGGAGGCCTTCATCCGGGTGCACTCGGCGCGCAAGCGCGTCCGCGACCCGGAGAAGACGCTCGCGTATCTGCGCCAGACGGTGGTGAACCTCTCGCGCTCCGCGCTGCGCCGCCGCATCCTCGGCCTGAAGCTGCTGTCGAAGCCGATGCCGGACATGGCGAGCGCGGAGGAAGGCGCGTACGACCAGCTGGAGCGCGACTCCCTGATCAAGGCGATGAAGGGCCTGCAGCGCCGGCAGCGCGAGGTCCTGGTCCTGCGGTACTTCGCCGACATGACCGAGGCCCAGGTCGCCGAGACGCTGGGGATATCGCTGGGGTCCGTCAAGGCGTACGGCTCGCGTGGCATCGCGGCGCTCCGCATCGCCATGGAGGAGCCGGTATGA
- a CDS encoding DUF5063 domain-containing protein, with protein sequence MSDATLHNTTQDPDDFAVQIADQVESFLVAVTEVAKGDEPDSAVPFLLLEVSQLLLAGGRLGAHEDIVPDERYEPDMGPEPDVDELRERLATMLDPVDVYSEVFDPYEPRKAPVPARISDDLADVIADLRHGMAHYRAGRTTEALWWWQFSYFSNWGSTASATLRALQSLVAHVRLNQPLEELDGLDTDQDLSEDALAEEAGRVMASEIAGPLGLRTVR encoded by the coding sequence ATGTCTGACGCCACGCTGCACAACACGACGCAGGACCCCGACGACTTCGCGGTCCAGATCGCGGATCAGGTGGAGAGCTTCCTCGTCGCCGTCACGGAAGTGGCGAAGGGCGACGAGCCGGACTCGGCCGTCCCCTTCCTCCTGCTGGAGGTCTCCCAGCTGCTGCTGGCCGGCGGCCGTCTCGGCGCGCACGAGGACATCGTCCCCGACGAGCGTTACGAGCCGGACATGGGCCCGGAGCCGGACGTCGACGAACTCCGCGAGCGCCTGGCCACGATGCTGGATCCGGTGGACGTCTACTCGGAGGTCTTCGACCCGTACGAGCCGCGCAAGGCCCCGGTGCCGGCCCGCATCTCGGACGACCTGGCCGATGTGATCGCGGACCTGCGCCACGGCATGGCCCACTACCGCGCGGGCCGCACCACCGAGGCCCTGTGGTGGTGGCAGTTCTCGTACTTCTCGAACTGGGGCTCCACGGCGTCCGCGACGCTCCGCGCCCTCCAGTCCCTGGTCGCCCATGTCCGCCTCAACCAGCCCCTGGAGGAGCTGGACGGCCTGGACACCGACCAGGACCTCAGCGAGGACGCCCTCGCGGAGGAGGCGGGCCGGGTGATGGCGAGTGAGATCGCGGGCCCGCTGGGGTTGCGGACGGTCAGGTAG
- a CDS encoding SURF1 family protein, which translates to MYRFLLTPRWWGINVFVLLAIPFCVFMGSWQLSRFEDRIQDHRTASEQAAAAKTAAARPLAELLPVDKRTSGRQATATGRYDSGRQLLVPDRELDDRRGFYVLTMLRTDGGKALPVVRGWLPGTADAAKAPAPPTGEVTVTGALQASESPGSNGVSTVGGLPAGQTGAISSAALVNLVPYDVYNAWITLTKTDSGMKAVPATAAQGTGLDLKAFQNLGYTGEWFVFAGFVVFMWFRLLRREAEFARDAELGIFPPETDATGEAEARVEAEAEAKS; encoded by the coding sequence GTGTACCGGTTCCTGCTGACGCCCCGATGGTGGGGGATCAACGTCTTCGTGCTGTTGGCCATCCCCTTCTGCGTCTTCATGGGGTCGTGGCAGTTGAGCAGGTTCGAGGACCGGATACAGGACCACCGGACCGCGAGCGAGCAGGCCGCGGCGGCCAAGACGGCCGCGGCCCGGCCGCTGGCCGAGCTGCTGCCCGTGGACAAGAGGACGTCCGGCAGGCAGGCCACGGCGACCGGCCGGTACGACAGCGGCAGGCAACTGCTCGTGCCGGACCGCGAGCTGGACGACAGGCGCGGGTTCTACGTCCTGACGATGCTGCGCACCGACGGCGGCAAGGCGCTGCCCGTGGTGCGGGGCTGGCTGCCCGGCACCGCCGACGCGGCGAAGGCGCCGGCTCCGCCCACCGGCGAGGTCACGGTGACGGGCGCGCTCCAGGCGTCCGAGAGCCCCGGGTCGAACGGGGTGAGCACGGTCGGCGGGCTGCCCGCGGGCCAGACCGGCGCGATCAGCTCGGCGGCGCTGGTGAACCTGGTGCCGTACGACGTGTACAACGCGTGGATCACGCTCACGAAGACCGACAGCGGGATGAAGGCGGTGCCCGCGACGGCGGCCCAGGGCACCGGCCTCGACCTGAAGGCGTTCCAGAACCTCGGCTACACCGGTGAGTGGTTCGTCTTCGCGGGCTTCGTCGTCTTCATGTGGTTCCGGCTGCTGCGCCGGGAGGCGGAATTCGCCCGGGACGCGGAACTGGGGATTTTCCCGCCCGAGACCGACGCGACCGGCGAAGCCGAGGCCCGGGTCGAGGCCGAGGCCGAAGCGAAGAGCTGA
- a CDS encoding aspartate kinase has protein sequence MGLVVQKYGGSSVADAEGIKRVAKRIVEAKKNGHQVVVVVSAMGDTTDELIDLAEQVSPMPSGREFDMLLTAGERISMALLAMAIKNLGHSAQSFTGSQAGVITDSVHNKARIIDVTPGRIRTALDEGNIAIVAGFQGVSQDKKDITTLGRGGSDTTAVALAAALDAEVCEIYTDVDGVFTADPRVVKKAKKIDWIAFEDMLELAASGSKVLLHRCVEYARRYNIPIHVRSSFSGLQGTWVSNTPLVQKAQQQGEQKVEQAIISGVAHDTSEAKVTVVGVPDKPGEAASIFRAIADAEVNIDMVVQNVSAASTGLTDISFTLPKTEGRKAIDALEKAKSVIGFDSLRYDDQIGKISLVGAGMKTNPGVTAGFFEALSDAGVNIELISTSEIRISVVTRADDVPEAVRAVHTAFGLDSDSDEAVVYGGTGR, from the coding sequence GTGGGCCTTGTCGTGCAGAAGTACGGAGGCTCCTCCGTAGCCGATGCCGAAGGCATCAAGCGCGTCGCCAAGCGAATCGTGGAAGCGAAGAAGAACGGCCACCAGGTGGTCGTGGTCGTTTCCGCGATGGGCGACACGACGGACGAGCTGATCGATCTCGCCGAGCAGGTATCTCCGATGCCCAGCGGGCGAGAGTTCGACATGCTGCTGACCGCCGGAGAGCGGATCTCCATGGCCTTGCTGGCGATGGCGATCAAAAACCTGGGCCACAGCGCCCAGAGCTTCACCGGCAGCCAGGCAGGCGTCATCACCGACTCGGTCCACAACAAAGCGCGGATCATCGATGTCACGCCGGGCCGCATCCGGACCGCGCTCGACGAGGGCAACATCGCCATCGTCGCCGGGTTCCAGGGCGTCAGCCAGGACAAGAAGGACATCACCACGCTCGGCCGCGGCGGCTCCGACACGACCGCCGTCGCCCTTGCCGCCGCCCTCGACGCCGAGGTCTGCGAGATCTACACCGACGTGGACGGCGTGTTCACCGCCGACCCGCGCGTGGTGAAGAAGGCGAAGAAGATCGACTGGATCGCCTTCGAGGACATGCTGGAGCTCGCCGCCTCCGGCTCCAAGGTGCTGCTCCACCGCTGTGTGGAGTACGCCCGCCGTTACAACATCCCGATCCACGTGCGCTCGTCCTTCAGCGGACTTCAGGGCACCTGGGTCAGTAACACGCCACTCGTTCAAAAGGCACAGCAGCAAGGGGAACAGAAGGTGGAGCAGGCCATCATTTCCGGTGTCGCTCACGACACCTCAGAGGCCAAGGTCACGGTCGTCGGCGTCCCGGACAAGCCGGGCGAGGCCGCCTCGATCTTCCGCGCCATCGCCGATGCCGAAGTCAACATCGACATGGTCGTGCAGAACGTGTCCGCCGCCTCCACGGGCCTGACGGACATCTCCTTCACGCTCCCGAAGACCGAGGGCCGCAAGGCCATCGACGCGCTGGAGAAGGCCAAGTCGGTCATCGGCTTCGACTCCCTGCGCTACGACGACCAGATCGGCAAGATCTCCCTGGTCGGCGCCGGCATGAAGACCAACCCGGGCGTGACCGCCGGGTTCTTCGAGGCGCTGTCCGACGCGGGCGTGAACATCGAGCTGATCTCGACCTCCGAGATCCGTATCTCGGTCGTCACGCGTGCCGACGACGTCCCCGAGGCCGTCCGCGCCGTGCACACCGCCTTCGGGCTGGACTCCGACAGTGACGAGGCCGTGGTCTACGGGGGCACGGGCCGCTGA
- the recR gene encoding recombination mediator RecR, whose product MYEGVVQDLIDELGRLPGVGPKSAQRIAFHILQAEPTDVRRLAQCLMEVKAKVRFCATCGNVAQEELCNICRDPRRDLSVICVVEEPKDVVAIERTREFRGKYHVLGGAISPIEGVGPDDLRIRELLARLADGTVTELILATDPNLEGEATATYLARMIKPMGLKVTRLASGLPVGGDLEYADEVTLGRAFEGRRLLDV is encoded by the coding sequence TTGTACGAAGGCGTGGTCCAGGACCTCATCGACGAGCTGGGGCGGCTGCCCGGCGTCGGTCCCAAGAGCGCGCAGCGGATCGCCTTCCACATCCTTCAGGCCGAGCCGACGGACGTCCGCCGCCTCGCGCAGTGCCTGATGGAGGTCAAGGCGAAGGTCCGCTTCTGCGCGACCTGCGGGAACGTGGCGCAGGAAGAGCTGTGCAACATCTGCCGCGACCCGCGCCGCGACCTGTCCGTCATCTGCGTGGTCGAGGAGCCCAAGGACGTCGTCGCGATCGAGCGCACGCGCGAGTTCCGCGGCAAGTACCACGTGCTCGGCGGCGCGATCAGCCCGATCGAGGGTGTGGGGCCGGACGACCTGCGGATAAGGGAGCTGCTGGCGCGTCTCGCGGACGGCACGGTGACGGAGCTGATCCTGGCCACCGACCCGAACCTGGAGGGCGAGGCCACGGCGACGTATCTCGCCCGCATGATCAAGCCCATGGGCCTCAAGGTCACCCGCCTGGCCAGCGGCCTCCCTGTGGGTGGCGACCTGGAATACGCGGACGAGGTGACCCTCGGGCGCGCCTTCGAGGGGAGACGACTCCTAGATGTCTGA